The stretch of DNA ctgcgctcgcctcaggagacgccagccgcctccgacacggacgcggcagcggcagagtAGAGGACAGAACACGCCAGCCCGAagcgcgcgacaggcgcaaCGGGCGACGAGACGGTGTGGCGCCAccgggagaggcgcgtgcgggagaggcgcgtgcaggagaggcgcaggaggacgaggcgcaggacgaTTCCTCATCGCGCGCTATGGCGGCGCgactctcctctctcctcgagctgctggcgtcgctgcaggAAGAAGAACTCTCTCTGCATCCGTCGCGGCACGACTTGCTGTTGCAGCAAGTCCTAACCGAGACCGGATTCGCGAGCCAGGCGCAGCGGTCTCAGCCGCTGGGCGCCttgagcggcggcgggcgcatgcgcgtgcagCTCGCCAAAGTTCTGGCGAATCAGCCCGACATTCTGCTTCTCGATGAACCGAGCAATCACTGCGACTGGTCAACGACCGAGTACatcgctcgccttctgcgtcgtctgccgcatccgcagctcctcgtctctcACGACACGCGCTTGCTTCTTtacgcgtcgccttcgccttccgcctccttgctggggccgccggccgccggcggcgcgggcgaccccCCCGCGAGCGGCGTTTGCACTCACGTGGCGGAGCTCGTGAGTGGGCGGTTGAGCGAGAAGGTCGCGGGCGACTTTTCGGTTTTCGAGAGGAAGCGGGACGCGTGGACGCGGCAGTGGATGGATCGCAGAGACAAGCTGAAGGAGGAGCTGGACTTCCATCGGAAACGCATGCACAGGTGGCGCACGCTGGAGCATCAGCAGCAGGGCAAAAAgctcgcgcggaagcgcgccGGTGATGGCCTGAAGCTGCGCacgggcgccgaagaggaaaagaTCGAGTCGCTCATGAACCAGCTGAAAGTCGAAGACGAACGCGAGCCGCCCTGGGAAACGTGGAAAAAGCAAAGGGGTCGAGGCTTCCGCATCCAGTTCGGCGAGGGTGACAACGAAGAGGGCGAAATTCTCCTGAGGCTCTCGAATGCGAGTCTAGGCTACAGGGAACTCGCTGACGAAGAGCACGGAGAGCAACACAGAGGCGAGGGTCATCTGGCGCCGGCCGACGAGGGCAGAGACTCTGCGCGTCAGGactccgcagcggagacagaggaggagtCAGGCGCCAAAAGctccgcgagagaggctgaTGAAGCCGGCTTTCAGATCGTGGCGCCGGGTGAACCGAGAGCTGATGGACTCAGCTGCGGGGCGAGTGGTTTTTTCAGCGGCGAATGCACGTCGTCGTTTTCGGCAGACTTGCGGCAGGCTCCGCCCTTGAGACACAAatccgcttcgccgcaggtGATTCTCAGAAACATAGATTTGACGCTTCGCCCCGGCTCGCGGGTCGCCATTGTCGGACCGAACGGGTCGGGCAAGTCGACACTGCTCAAAGTGCTCGCTGGGCGATTTCAGAGCTCCGCTCGCGAAGTCCCTGGAGCGGGCGACAGCCGACAGAGCCGAGAGAGCCGAGAGAGCAGTGGCCTCAGTCCGGAGGCGGGGCCTGGCGGAGGGCCTGCAGAGAAGGTGCTTCTCTTGTCGGGGGAGCGGTACGTCCGCACAAAGGTTGAGAACGGCATTTGCTTGTTGGAGCAGCACCGCGCCGACATTCTGCCACTGGATCTCACGCTGCTCGAGGCTCTGCGGTTTTTGAGGCAGCGCTTCGCGCATCAGCAGCACGCCGAGGAAAACGCTCGGAAACCTGCAAAGTccggggcgaaggcgcggcctGTGGACGATGCCGAAGACGAAAATGCATTTCGCGCGATTTTAGGCCGACTAGGCTTTAAAGCGAAAGAAGTGAACAAGCGCGTCTCGGTGCTGAGCGgtggcgagaaggcgcgcgtggcgctcgcAGGCCTCATGCTGTCTGAGCTGCCCTGCCGAATTCTCCTGCTTGATGAGCCCACGAATCACCTAGAcgcgttttcctcttcgtcgctccaGAAGATCCTCGCGTCGTTCTCCGGCGCGCTAGTCGTAGCCACACATgacgcggccttcgccgccaaAGTCGCGAACGAGATCTACCTCGTCGAAAAAGAGAcagccagcgccgcgagccacgcgccTACACGTGGGTCGCTTCGCCCGCTTGTGACCGCCATCAGCGAgtggagcggcgacgccgaggaaacCGATGCCGCAGCGAAAAGCGAAATCAGCCACTCAcaggacgccgaagaggctgGTGGCGACGGCAACCTCCTcagccgcgctgcccgccgaggcagagaagaatgTGGAGACCGTGAAGCTGACGAAAGCGACGACAACGTCCAGCGAGAGAGCGCAAGCGAAGCAAACGCTGACcaagcggaggcggcggcgagtgaTGCGGGAGGTGAGGGGGGCAGGGAAAAGGAGGCAGGTGCTGCAGAGCAGGACGCGCGCACAACGAGGCCGGCAATTGAAAGGTCCATGGAATCTTGGACTGACGGATGGGTTCGCGAAATGCGCCGGCAGGGGTggcggccgctgtcgccgcccttTGCGTCCCCGCAGGCCGAGTCGCCTCATGCTTCGGCGAACGCGGGGGCGAAGAAGCTCTCTGAGAAGAAGCGCAAGACTTTCGGCGGCAAGGGGGCCTCCGGCCGAGTGAAGGGCGTGAAGAATCTGAAGCGGTGGACTGAGTGAACTCGGTGCTTGCCAACCGGGTGCCCCATAACGGAACTTTGTTTTGTCACTTCTGTCTCTTGAACATGTAGCATCCGTACAACACACGCGGCATTCAaggcgtgggcgccgcggggactCGCAGCAGgtccgcgtctgcttccccgcgtcggcgagcgcagacGTGCGTCTCCGTGCTGTCTCCATGCGCGGTCTGACGTATGCTTTTTGCCGCTGTAGCTTACCCTTTCCGTTCCTCCCCCTCTCACTCCAGTTATTTAGTTCTGGACGTCAGGCGGCCGTAGCGCCATCTTTCCCCTTTTGTTTTCGCTTGTCTACACGTATCGGTGGAGTTCAGCGCGGTCACCGTGTGACTGCTGGCGATAGTCTCCCAGTTTTTTTTGGAATGACCATGCGTTGTTCGGTATGCCTGCATGTGCGTTTGAGGTGTTCACGCTGTCTTTTCAAAACATCTTCGGTGTCTACATATAGATGGCGCTCTATGACCAGAGTGTCACGAGCTGCGAATGGCAACCTCAGGTtggaagaaagagacagaCAGGATGAGGAAGGGCGCAGGGAGGTGTTTGGCAGTTCGAACCGTAGACGCGAGGCTGGCGAAATCTTCTCGAGTCCGGCGATGGCCTGCGGGTCGACAGACTGTTCACAAGCTCCAGAA from Besnoitia besnoiti strain Bb-Ger1 chromosome V, whole genome shotgun sequence encodes:
- a CDS encoding ABC transporter, ATP-binding domain-containing protein (encoded by transcript BESB_059800), with product MSHHGGLSLSRCWHDLLLLLLLLCAVLSSSLSASADLSTGILGLRRLVTSPYRCSAPSEAWRGFAPQRNTAFLSHIPSFASLMCSSSTRPKVVGCRAAWVFAFLSLCHICAPCPACPLGLRTPSSSSLESASPAPGAARCAPSFHAFVALLHPLSAPRVASLWRLCWLQARPRLLVPRLSSRWDSFFPLVSSPRVSPPSLAPPLGAPRASLRYSGLASALSGRRAPRPPDWLSSSARGAAASASSVSHASESLARRLRLSRRASADLWLRLSHFSLSIGGQALIEDANLLLRGGERLALVGPNGAGKTSLLRFIKAAADSQRRGRLPRWSAGVSLRLGRGGEARGDAPELPGVRRRRDRDLQRDVLALPEEADGSESDVRGMQVTGEVAFSQPGLRVGLLKQEGLEALRGAERERTVQEEVEGEARRRRREVEVAIEAVSDQIDRLSRGESLHDEGGSALPQPRRAAGHVSDEAAALASGDASRLRHGRGSGRVEDRTRQPEARDRRNGRRDGVAPPGEARAGEARAGEAQEDEAQDDSSSRAMAARLSSLLELLASLQEEELSLHPSRHDLLLQQVLTETGFASQAQRSQPLGALSGGGRMRVQLAKVLANQPDILLLDEPSNHCDWSTTEYIARLLRRLPHPQLLVSHDTRLLLYASPSPSASLLGPPAAGGAGDPPASGVCTHVAELVSGRLSEKVAGDFSVFERKRDAWTRQWMDRRDKLKEELDFHRKRMHRWRTLEHQQQGKKLARKRAGDGLKLRTGAEEEKIESLMNQLKVEDEREPPWETWKKQRGRGFRIQFGEGDNEEGEILLRLSNASLGYRELADEEHGEQHRGEGHLAPADEGRDSARQDSAAETEEESGAKSSAREADEAGFQIVAPGEPRADGLSCGASGFFSGECTSSFSADLRQAPPLRHKSASPQVILRNIDLTLRPGSRVAIVGPNGSGKSTLLKVLAGRFQSSAREVPGAGDSRQSRESRESSGLSPEAGPGGGPAEKVLLLSGERYVRTKVENGICLLEQHRADILPLDLTLLEALRFLRQRFAHQQHAEENARKPAKSGAKARPVDDAEDENAFRAILGRLGFKAKEVNKRVSVLSGGEKARVALAGLMLSELPCRILLLDEPTNHLDAFSSSSLQKILASFSGALVVATHDAAFAAKVANEIYLVEKETASAASHAPTRGSLRPLVTAISEWSGDAEETDAAAKSEISHSQDAEEAGGDGNLLSRAARRGREECGDREADESDDNVQRESASEANADQAEAAASDAGGEGGREKEAGAAEQDARTTRPAIERSMESWTDGWVREMRRQGWRPLSPPFASPQAESPHASANAGAKKLSEKKRKTFGGKGASGRVKGVKNLKRWTE